CAGACCGGCTCAGGCTTCCTTACCGTGCCCGTGGGGGCAGTCTTATTAACCTGGGTGGAGAGTGGAGGGAGACAGGTGAAGTTGGGGGACACAGACAATGGGAAAGAGCCCCTAGGTTGGGGAAGGGGTCTGGGCAAGGTTCCTCCCTGCCTCTGGGGAGACGGAACAGGACAGAAAGGGGAGGGGCGGTAGGGTTGGGGCTGAGATGCAGGTGAGAGTAGAGAGAGAAGGGAAGAGGTAGACGGCCCCGGCACTGCCTCTCCTGCAATTGCATCGCATGTCACACTCCGAGAAAGCattttacaggacccatccacaaatATTTCCCTtaattaattcttaaaatcagGCCAATTTGTTCCCAAACTCAGTGGATGGTTGAGCCGGGAATTAACTGCGGCCTCTACTCTATGCCTTTTTCCCCTGAAGAGTACCTCAATGGTAACCACCGGATACATGTGAATATCcccacgcacacgcacacaccacACCCTCACCCGTTTATCTGTGCCCAATGCCCCGTCTTGCACCAAACGTTGGTGAATAGAGGTTTGAGAACAGCCTGAATACACCATAGCTTGGTACTGTATATATCCCCTTTTAGACTCACCGGTATAGGATATATCCCTGCCCAATCGGGGGTGGCCTGCAGGGAATCGGGGATCCAGACTAGcttccccacctccatcactggacaccgATCCAGGCAGTGCCCAGCTTCCCTGCAGCCTCAACAGACCGGCTCAGGCTTCCTTACCGTGCCCGTGGGGGCAGTCTTATTAACCTGGGTGGAGAGTGGAGGGAGACAGGTGAAGTGGGGGGACACAGACAATGGGAAAGAGCCCCTAGGTTGGGGAAGGGGTCTGGGCAAGGTTCCTCCCTGCCTCTGGGGAGACGGAACAGGACAGAAAGGGGAGGGGTGGTAGGGTTGGGGCTGAGATGCAggtgagagtagagagagagggaaagtcTGGATTGCTGCCTTCTGGAAAACACCGCCATGTAGTCCTCCGCCAGCTGAATGGCCTCCTTCAGCAATGccaggcggtggcactggacccactttggacccactggacccactctgccgttCCCCTCGGTACACTGCTCCAGCACCACTAGAACAACGACTTCCTCAGTGTCACGGTCCTCAGCAAACAGCCATTTCCGACAGGCGCCACGAAGCTGTTGATAGAACGTAAAAGTGAAGCCACGCTCATCAAGCTTTAGCGAGCGAAACTGATGGCGGTGTTGCTTGGGGCTGCGGCTGACCCACTGCAAGATGGCCTTCTTGAGGTCATTACACACCAGGAGATTAGCGGTCGGCAGATGTTGAACTACAAGTTGAGTTTCCCTGGACAACATTGGAAGAAGCCTGGCTGCCCACTTGGCATGCGGCCACTTACAGATCCTTTTTTCAAACATGTCTAGAAAGGCCTCTGGTTCATCTTCTGGCCCCACCTTCTTGAGGGCGACCAGAGGCACAGTGGTGGCTGTGTCCGGGGTCACAGTCGGGGCTTTCTCCTGGCACAGTACACTCTGGATAGCCTGCCGTTCCTCCTCTTGAGCACGGAGAATCTCCTGGATGTAATGGTCCTGATCTTCAAAAAGCTCAAGCAGGGCCTGATGTTGAAAATGTACCATGTTTGTtggcaagggactggaggactcCGGCAAGCGGCGAGATACTTCCTCTAAAcgatcccgggttttggcaccagtgtaacaggttCTATGTGTGTTGCAAGGAGGAAACGGAgaatgaaaatataaacaagaacACAGAAGGTATTTTATTATAACCAGCTCAGCAATAGCTtcttaatgtaattgtttcaggCAGACACACACGTCCATGTCACTCTCTCCCCCTACTCTGATGTTCTCTTACTAGTTCTCCCCAGCATTTCTGCAACATGACACAGCTGTTAGTCATCATTTGTGCCCAGGTGTGGAAGAATGCTCAACCACACCCCCCAACTTCACACATACCAAATATGTGgttattcttttatttatattttttttttccttttaatccCAGACAATAAGGCatgcatgttattttttttacacacattacatacatacatttaatcttttagaaatgcttttatttaaagtgaCTTCCAAATAAGGGAAATCACAAgcaatttattaaacatgaacaaacattATTTGCAGTATTCTAATGCCAAGTTTTAAAACATGTTAGCTAGTACAGACGTTAGATCAGAAAAGAGAATGCAGAAAAGTaagaaaagataaatatttcaCACAGTGGATTAGGTGGAATTAATAAcctattttttgtgtgtatggagtggtggtggcgtagtggtctaagcacagaaCTGttgatcagaaggttgctggttcaatccccacagccaccaccattgtgtcattgagcaaggataaaagtgtctgccaaatgcataaatgtaaatttatgtagATCTTGTGTTTTTGCATTTAGAAGATGTCCAGTGATCGAAAGATCTTTGTATTTGATCCATGATCGTGATCGACATAATTTAGTAATTAGCCTACATCCGAAACACTATCAGTGAATAAGATCAAGGAAAGTATCAATAAAGATTCTATATTTAACTGAAATCATATAATGAACCAAACATTCgagcacataaaaataaaacaaaccaagTCCATAGTGGAGAATCGATTTTACAGcccatttaacattatttaatattcaCATAATTACAGTATTTTGTTTGCGTGCTTATTTAAGTATGAATAAATTAAACTAGTTGGAAACATCAGCGGACTGGTCATTGGTAACACTGCTTTCGTTCTTCCGCGTGTGGACCTAATGTTTTGACATATACATCCCAATAAAGGTGACAAGCAAAGACAACATATTATGTATAAGATgtgctctgaataatcacaaaatgacaaataactgtaagttaaaacaaatacaattacagCAGCGTATATCAAAACTATATGAATACTGAAAAGCTAAGAGCAGTATAGTCATTTGTGTAATTTATTCATACCGCAGGGAGCTGAAGTGCGGCTTGCTGAACAACaacttttcactttttctcaagaataatctggggaaggaattaaaacactgcagatataaagacaAAACAAACTCATGTAGAAAGAAAATGAGCAATtcatctgcaaaatatctgcaaagttctacactttaagaggtatgttgtgtttttacatacagtatatttatatttgtttatatttatatatttatgagcCCAGAGAGTCCAGCTCTTCAAGCTCCTCCAAAATCAGCATCAAGTTTAGTAAAGATCATGACAAGGACAGGAGCAGCCAATACGTGGCCCAACTGAATAATGGCTTCAGCAATGGCTCCCACAGCAGCTCTACCAAGTTGAAGATACAGCTAAAACGGGAGGAAGACAGCACAGGCTTGCATCGAGCTTACCCAGAGGATGTCACGTTAGGGATAGTGAAGAGAGAAGCAGGGGATGTTCTGGATCATAAGGTGGGCGCTCAGGTAGACCAGAATATGGACGTGGAGTCGTTGTCCTCTGATGACGAAGAAGATGACTACTTTGATAATGAGGACGATTTCATCCCACTCCCACCAGCAAAACGCCTACGTCTTATTGTGGGCAAAGATTCCATAGATATTGACATTTCCTCTAGAAGAAGAGAAGACCAGTCTCTAAGACTCAATGCATAAGCTGTGTAAATATCCATTGTTTCAATCGTGTTAATTTGATCGAAagtaatttaaaaggaaaatgcaaatgtacaattaaatcatggcaaaatatttttctttatgttAGTGAAGGCACTTCTTTGTTTCCTCACTATGAATATAAATATTGTAGAAAGTGTACAGGTTATGTATGAATTCTATCCAAGTCTGATAATGTGCTGATGTTTGTTAGCATTCTGTCCAGCTTACTGTTTTATTCCATAAATCTCAGCTTTGTGTGACTGTAGGATGATGCAAGGTGTTTATCCCATTAGAAAACATATGCATGGTTTCACTTCAAAAGGTTGACCCTTCATATTGAAACAACAGTGTTCCCATGCATTCAAGAATTGTGTGTCTCTCCTCTGCTTGATCTGGCTAAAGGGAATATTTGAGAAAACAATACAGAGGAGCTTTGACAAAATACTTAAATTTATAAATATCTCACcacttgaagtttttttttaatttttattaaaattcttTTTTATCATGTGTCAGATATTTTGGCTATGGAATGCCATGGTGCTCATTGTGGTGGTCTGGTGCTGGTCCATTAAGATATTGGACAATTAATTATTATTCTGTGAATGTCAGACCTTTTTGTGTGACCTTGGAAGTCCATAGAAAAGCGTGCCTAAGGGTAGAGGTCCTCAAGAAATGGGTTGCACTGAAATGTTATCAATCAGTAATCGTTTTTTCCTGAATCATGGTCATTGTGCTTTTCAGTACATCTAATTGACTTTGTGGTTTTGTGTGCATTTTGTGCTCTGCCTAAAAATGATCAaaaattaaggaaaaaaaaaaataccctgaGGTATTCAAAGCAGTTGTATGTTTCCATTGTTCACCCCATTAGTAGGCAGCTGCCATattaggctatattaatttactTGTTTCTATCTTTACCTTTATTATATAGTTTACATTCTGTAGTGTCAAAGGTCTGCCGTCTATGGGCTGAAAGAAGTTTTTAGCTTCTGATTATCCTAATGATCACAGAACTCCAATGGTCTCAAGCTCACAAACTGACTCTAAAGAATCATGACAGTAACAATGTAGGATGTATACATAATCTGGGGGCATACTGTTCACTCTGTATATTCTGGGActtgtttttatttaactgttttaagtacttgaaaacaatataaaactCATTTTCAAGATGTTTTCTCGTCTTTTTTCTCTCCCCCCAATTtagaattcccaatgcgctctaaatccttgtggtggcatagtgactgggtggcggaggatgaatctcagttgtcacttggcacaccctggattcaaacctgTGACTCCAGGCGTGGTAGTCaccatctttactcactgagctacccaggcccccttttcttgtcattttgaatctttatttatttttgcggtGACTTAACCATGGTGAGCCATGTCCTGCAATCCTTATTTCCAATTGTACCTTACACACCAGCCTGTAATTTTCATAATCCTGAAGAACTTGATTAGCTGGtttaggtgtgtttgattagggttggatctgAACTCTTTAGAATATGGTCCATTCCAAGGAATGGAATTGTAATTTGATGGCCctgtcataaaaaaataaaaaaaatcatagggtgcattccattcagaaTAGATCATCCCTATGCACTCTGCCCTTCACTGTGACAGTTTCGAAAgacaatttttattttcccaAATTGTCTGTGTTGATCTGGGGAAATAATTTAGTAAGTCTATTAGATGGGCTCGAGCCCCTACTGCCCCTCTTCTATGCATGTCACATTCCTATTGATCGCTTAAAGCACAGCTGTAAGCATGTCGCATGTTCAGTaagttgagcaatggaggagttaGGAGGCAGCAAACTGTCAACATATTTAATAACTCTTCAGCATCACTCAAAAACTTAAAAGGCCACTCAGTAACCACATAGAACACACAAACGCATCATATTGCTGCAGATGTAGGAACAGTCTCTCTGgtttcacactctcacactcttgACACCTCGTGTGCCTTTTTATGTCTTGCTCCACCATCAATACAACAAGAAACATGTGTTAGAGATAATGATGACCCAGGTGAAGAGCTTTACtgctctctcccacagacagatcCATGACCAAACCTTTGGTAATGGacagccagccccagaaactgtctcaCCTTTTTAGTCTTGGGCCTTGGACAGGCTGCGATTGCTGCAGTTTTGTTAACCTGGGCACGCACCTGCCCATATCCCaaatggaaccccagataccgaactTCCACCCACCCTATTGCGCAATTCCTTGGAttggccgtgagccccgcccatcAAAGCTGACCTCAGGACTgctctcagatgctgcatgtgccaccACCAGTCATTCATATAGATAATAATATCATCTTAATATGTCATCATATGCTGTATGTGGTCTGAGAATTttgtccatgagacgctgaaacatggctggggccccgaacaaaccaaACCGAAGGGTCATAAATTGGTGCAAGTCAAATGGTGTGGAACATTTTTTTCTAGGGAAATTGGAGTTAAAAGGATCTGCCAATAATCCTTTGTTACAGTAAgtccaatgtcgaataaaactGAGCCGCGCCCAAACGATCGAGCAATTCGTCAATCCGAgacattgggtatgcgtcaaatttggacacagTGTTCACTTTGCAATAGTCTACACAGAGCTGGAACGTCCTGTCGCTTTTTGGTACCAGAACCACCAGGCTGGCCCAATCGCTATGCGACTCTTCTATTATGCCCGGGTTGGTCTCGATATTGTGTTCTATGAGGTTTGTGCAACAAGAACAAGAAGTGAGACAAGAACATGTTCGAAAATTTGGATTGCAACTTGGCCACGTCTGTGAGCTGCAACGAAGAGTGGTGGTCTCCACACGGGACAGGGGTGAATGAATTGGTTTGAGAGTCACCTCTGGCCCGAACTCTGCCCTCTCTGGGGCTACTGTTGCAAAGGCAACAGGGACCACCTCCCTCTATGATTTTTGGAGGTTGTGGTAAACTTGATGTGCTCCGCCCTATTCGTTCACTTATAACCTCATAATCGTGATCTCCGACTtgccatgtgacctcaaaggacCGTTGTCACTTGgttgagtaatttagagcttaagatgggcagtaatacaagcactttatcccCCGGTGTGAATTCCcgtagtcgagtgcccctgtcatacagccggctttGACCTTCCtaagcttggagcaaattctcctgtgttaagcGACCTAAAGTGTGGAGTtgtgctctaagatcaagaatgtactgaatatcatttttactgtttgaaggtccctcctcccaagcttcctgtaTGACGTTGATCACACCACGCGGCCGGCACCCATacagcttgaatggggaaaaccctgtggagtcTTATGGGACCTCTCGCATTCCAAATAACAGAAGTTTGAGCCACTTAAACCAATTCCTAATGTCCTTGTGTATGAACTTACAAATCacattttttaaggttttattaaattattccaCCAACCCATCTGTTTGTGGGTGATAAAAACTGGTGCAAATCAATTAAATACCTAACAATTTGTACACTTCGTGTAGTGTTCATGACATAAAGGTAGTGtgaatttcttttggaatccccactcggtaGATTAATCTGAAGAGTGCCTTCGCAACACTACGTGCAGAGATGTTGTGCAagggcactgcttccagatatcacgttgcataatccaccagaactaatacaaagcaaTGCCCCAGTGCGGACCTTTCTAATGGCTTGACGAGGTCCATGCACAAttgcgcttttggggtggccaatGGATTCAACAACTGACGTTCACGGGATgccgcacaccacttgcgaaTGTCCCTGTGACTGCCCGGTCAAAAAAAATAGATTTCTCATGCCCAGCCATTCGATTATAGTGAGCCGCATGGAAGAGGATTTCTAGATGGCTCTTCTGTTCTAACAActgtgttgtattttcttttgtttgagtgtccttcgtcacttgatacaaccgatctttaataactgaaaaatatggGTACATGAGTGCGACACCAGCCTGGAGCTGTTGATCATCGatgactctcacttggtcaaacgcGTGTTTGAGGGACTCATCacgtgactgctccagagggaaatcccacCCAGGGAAAACCCTGAGGACAAGAACTCCCTCTATTGCATCATCTTGATGTGGAGCAGATGTAGACGGCCCCAGCACTGTCTGGGCAAGGTTCCTCCCTGCCTCTGGGGAGACGGAACAGGACAGAAAGGGGAGGGGCGGTAGGGTTGTGGCTGAGATGCAGGTGAGAGTAGAGAGAGAAGGGAAGATGTAGACGGCCCCGGCACTGCCTCTCCTGCAATTGCATCGCATGTCACACTCCGAGAAAGCattttacaggacccatccacaaatATTTCCCTtaattaattcttaaaatcagGCCAATTTGTTCCCAAACTCAGTGGATGGTTGAGCCGGGAATTAACTGCGG
The sequence above is a segment of the Xyrauchen texanus isolate HMW12.3.18 chromosome 29, RBS_HiC_50CHRs, whole genome shotgun sequence genome. Coding sequences within it:
- the LOC127623021 gene encoding histone-lysine N-methyltransferase KMT5B-like, translating into MFVGKGLEDSGKRRDTSSKRSRVLAPVSPQHFCNMTQLLVIICAQPRESSSSSSSKISIKFSKDHDKDRSSQYVAQLNNGFSNGSHSSSTKLKIQLKREEDSTGLHRAYPEDVTLGIVKREAGDVLDHKVGAQVDQNMDVESLSSDDEEDDYFDNEDDFIPLPPAKRLRLIVGKDSIDIDISSRRREDQSLRLNA